TTCTTTCCGTACGTTCAgtctaatactttttaaaaacctaTTAAGCCCTATGCTCCAGTGATATCCTTTGGCATTGAGCTTTGCAAGTAAAGTGCTCACTGTGCCTTAATCAGAAAGGTTTATTTCTTTATAGTAGCTTGCTGATGCTGGACTGCTATATATAGTTTGTCAGCAATTAGCAGGACACTTGCAAAgttatttaagtaatttttttttcctgatgccaCAACTTGCTGAATTTTCTCTATGTATGAAAACACTTGAAAGACGACTGGTgactgcaagaagaaagaaaaccagagaacGAGCCCTGCTCAGAGCGGACGGCTCATTCGACAGGGCTATCTTTTAGAAATGGGATTTTAATCAGGAACCTGTGATTAAAATAGTTCCTTTGGTTGCTCATGGCCCAGGCACACCCCTGTGGGCTGGAGGCATGCATGGCAAGCCCAACCTTAAAACCAGTCCCTCAGGCTTGCAGAGAGATGGATCTCACCGGGATCAGAGGCTGAGTTTGTAGTCAAGGGGTCCCAGGTGGCTTTTTCCACAGACATCCACTGTGAcagctgcccagctgcccccaaCAGTGGGAGCACTGGGGTCCTGGCCATGCTGCGCCCTGGGGCTGGACCCCAGTAAAAACCAGGCTTGGACCCAGCTCTGCTGTGTCTGGGTACCCCTGTCACCCTGCTAAGACAGTCCCCACACTGCCTTCACACCTGCCCTTTGAAGGAGAGTGAGGCCCTGTGTGAGCATGGGGGTACAGGCTCTCAGGGCCAGCCCAGGGGGACAATAGCTTTGATGGACTCAGTCCAGGCATGGGATGAGCCTGGGCACAGAGCTCTCCTCTGCCACAGGGCTTCGGCACCCAAATATTGGGCATCCCCATGCTTCAGCCACTTCCTCTGAGACTTCGTGAGTTCCCTCTACTGCAGCAAAGCTCGTAATGACAGGGAGGCCATGACAGCTCAATCCAAGGCATCCAGAAAAGGCTGAAAGGAGCAGGGCACCCTCCCATGTTCTTTGGAAAGGGCTGGACTGCGCCCAGATGGAGGTGTTTTAATGACTGTTTTGGATCCCTGGGAGCCAGCCTCCTCCCACTCAGCCCAAGGTAATTCACCTCCTCCACCGGTGTTGGAGGAGTTGTTGACTGGTGGAGAGCGGCTGGTAAAACAGGTTCTTTGCAGGGAGTTGTCTCCGAAACCCTGGGAGACCTGGATGGATCGAGCCCCGAGCGCGGGTCTCTGCTCAAACCCTGGCACAGCAGGCAGAGAGGAGTGATTTGCTTTTGTGTGGCACTCCTGGGCAGGGCGTCTTTTGCACGGCGCTGCTAGTAGACAAATTACAGCCTTGCCTCTGTCAAGGTAGATAAGAAACCATGTGATGCAGTGTGGTGGTAAACGGGTTGCAGGCAGGGTAAAGGTGCACAGGGAAATAACCTTGCAGGGAGTTCCTTGCTCCTCAGGGAGCAGAGTGTCCAGGCAGCGCTGATCCTCGCGGGTCCAACAGCACCTTGGCCTTGATGCCTGCACAAGTTTTGGGGGCTCTCTGAATCTCACAGAAAGCAGGAATGTCTCTTGGCAGAAGGAACTGGTCTGATCTCTCCAGGTAGGTGCTGTGGTTTAATGCTTAACCCTTTCCACCggcaggagggagggagtgaGGGTGGGCTGCTGACACGGTCAGTCTTGGTCGAGGGGTGTTGGGGAGGATGAGAAGAGGGGGCAACTGGCGTGGGGGTGCTGCTTGCCGAGGTGGTGCCAGCTCTGTTGAGATCTTGGCACTGTTGGAGTTTCTTGTGGGTGGGCAAGATCAGaggcatttttggttttgctcctgGGGAAGCTGAGCACTGCGTAGGAAAATGGCTCTGGAAATGCATCTGTCCCCCATGTTAGATATATTTTTGATCTGGTTTGCCTCTCTTTGGGGTACAGTCTGGCTGGGCTGTGTCTCCAGACTTGCTCCGGAGCAGCTGTGGGGTTTTTCATTGGCCCCGTATTCGTACAGCCCCTGGGTGCGTGTCCTTGCAGCCTCTGCCCATCCGGTGCTGAGCAAGCCCTGATTCATCCGCAGTCGCTGAACGATCCCCGCGGCCCCGCGGCATTGGCCGCTCCGCTCGATCTTTCCTAAAAAGTGATTTTGGCTTGACTGGGAGCCGGGGGAGGTGAAGCTCCTGGGCATTGTGGGGTGAGTCAGGGGCTCACACCAAGCCTGGGTGATGTGGGGATCACTCCCAACCTCCTGCAGACCCCAGGGCAAGCACCGCCAACCTCGGCTGCACAGATGGGTTGATGGGGACTCAAACGCACCCATACTCTGCCACAAAACATGTCAGAAATCCTAGTTTAAGCAGATGTGATGGCTCCAAGACTTAATTGCAAAGCCCAGTACTTTGAGTAAGACACGACCAGCCCAGAAAAGGGAATTGAGACCCCATTTCTCAGAGATTTCCAGCTCACACCCTGCCTCCGTCATGGATGGGATGGATCCAGAGGGCATCCCAGCCCCATCCAGATCCACCTCCTCTGAGCAACAGACCTGCCTGAACACAGGCCCAGTGGGGTCCTGCACCCAGGTTGTTTCACAACCCAGGAAGGCAGTTTCTCCTCTCTCATTAGATGAGACAGCATTCACTGAAACAGCATAAATGTCAGATATCTCAGCACTAATGATTAACAGGGCAGGAGAAGACAAGGCAGGGGGAGACTTGccaatctttttttattcatcTCTTTGAGGTTAAAAAAGGTAAGACAGTGGAAAATGAATCCCTCTttgaaaagaggagggaaagatTGGCAAAACAAATCCATAGCCTAATGGGTGGATTACTTAATTACAAATAATGAGAAACTGCATGTTGATCATGCCAGGTTATGTGCTGCCTCTGAAGGAGCCAAACAAATTCAAGGCaggaaaatctcattttcatttcaaaggagCCTGTGCATGCAAAAACAAAGAAGTAACTGGCTCTCAAGTGGATTTAAACCAGAATTAGTGCTCCACGCTATCACTGCTTGAGGGATAAGAGCTCTTAGCAGAGGCACCTGCGTGTGTACATCCCCACACACGTGCTAACCTTGCCGGGTGGGAATGTGTGTGTGCAGTGATTGCTGCACCAGGAGATCACACCGTGCCATGCAAATAAAGCCGTGCTGCCTTCCCAGTGCAGCTAAGCTGTGTACAAATATTTACAGGGTCAGGCTCATAGAGGCAAGCACAGCGCAACGAGCTGAACAGGGAGGTGTCCCTGGGGGGTGAGGGCCGCTGGAGATGCTCACGGGCTCCCTGGGGCAGGTCCCAGCCTTCTCCATCCCCATCTCTGCCAATGCCAAGCATGGCATCAGGGACCACCCGGACCCCCAGCAGTGGGTGTGCTGTTGGGGTGTGAGGGCTGCTTGGGGGTGCAAGGGGCGATGGGGATGGAGGCAGCGGGAGGGAAGGGCAGCACACTCTCCGGCATTGCGCTGTCCCCAAACAGGCACTGAGCTCCCAGCCAGGACCCGGCCCCCCCTTTGCTCTCCGTTCTGCTCCACTGACCCTTTCGTGCTCCCCCGCCTCCCTTGACCAGGAAGAACAGAAGCGGCAAATAGTTGCGGGGGGTAATGTGGTTTAATTTATGACCCAGCTTTCATTACACAGTAACTTGTAAACCACGCTGCGAGTCACCATGTCCACAACGACGTTAGTGATACCACGGGCCCAGACCTGCTCTGACTTTCATGCTCTTAAAAGTCAAAGTAAACCCTGAGTCTGGATGAGACTGGAGTGCCAGCTACAGAGCTGGGGTGCTGCGACGGGACGGATCCTGTGCAGGGAGGGCTCTGCCCCATCAGGcttttgggggtgctgggagctctgctgggacccCTGCATGCGTTTGCAGCTGCTAGAGGACTAGTGCTGTAGGTAGATGAACACTGTTGTGAAAAGCTCAATCCagccaataaaaatattttccaacacAGTTCATGCACTGGCAGAGAGGGTGGACAGGTTCTGCACAGAGGAAGgagcagaaagctgctgttttccaaacagctttttatttagtGTGgcattttatcaaaaaaaaaatacatttgacttgtgcaaaataaaatctttaaagatCGTTCCAAACCTTGTCTTTTAGGTACAATCTGTGATTATAAACAATTCCCAGTCCCAGCCACATGCAGAGAGTAAGAAGAGCTCCTGCTGTCCCTGTTTCCAGGCAGAGCTTGTCAGCCTTCAGCCTCTGATGCTTTTGCATCTGAGGCTTTTtctcaataaaaattaaaatgccattgCCACAACTCGCATTGGGGCTAAAATCTTCTGCCACTAGTGGTTACCCTTCCAGTTTATGTGGTTGAGATCTATGTGGTGGCTCTAGGGTCCTCGCCTTGCTGAGTTACAAGGTTAAATATCCTTGCCCAGGAAGGTTTGCTTAATGTAGAGATTCCTTTTAAATGAGTGCTCCCTCTAACAGATGAAATTAGGAGTTGTAACATCAAGTGCTTGTGTTGGGAAATGCCTGCATCTTCCGAGTGTCACTTTGCGACACCTGGCTCAAGTTGGCATCCCTCTCCTCTAGCcctgtgcagcagctggggaaggcaaCCTCCAACAGCCCTTGGCCCTTGCCCAAGGGTGTTTCAGTCTCCTTTCTTGTTTGGCATCAGGGCTGCAAGATCCTCACGCAGGACACAGCCACACCATGCCCTTATGTTTCATCCCAAACAGCCTGGCCAGGCAGAGGACCCTTGAGGATGAAGAAGAGCAGCAAAGAGAGCGCCGGCGAAGGCACCGGAGCCTGCTGTCCTCCACATCGATGGATGAAGAACCTCCTAGTCCTGGGAAAGACACCAGCCCAGCTTCCAGCAGGTGTGTGGGGTCCTGCTAGCATCAGTTTTACTCATGATGCTCATGGCTTGAAGCTTGCTGCCTTGTTTTTCTCAACCCTGAGCTAAAGCTGCTGCAGTTGGTGGGAGTCTCTTCTGGATGAGAGTGGGCTGAGCTGTGGGAAGAGCAGGGGTCCAATGGGCCACTGGGCAGAGGGATGGGCTTCACAGCAGGAGTACAAGAAGAGGGGTCTACCTCTGGTGGGCTCAGTCATGGGCCTCAACATGTCTCATGGACAGGGAGCTGATGCGCCAGGGTGAGGGTTGGTGCTGAGGTTGAACTTGGGTGGGTGCTGGCCATCCCCTAGTGGGATCTTGAACAGGTAAGAGCAGACAGACACccatctctgcagggcagctgaATCGAGCATGCAGACCCTGGCtggctcttctcctcctcctctgaacaTTGCAGTGATGTTGTATGTCCTTTGCTGAGTGGGGGAGGTGACCCAAAGGCTTTGCAGTGGTGCTCCCAAAGTCccttgctgcagggagctgggattTGGGGGTGCCCTGAGATCAGGCTGCCCTTACACAACCTGACCTACTCTCTAAATTGATTCTGGAAATGTCCAGTATTTAGGTGGTTTTTGTCCACAGTGAGACTCTTGTTCTAGAGGTGATTCCCTCTGTTTCAGACAGGATGAAGGTAGGATGCTTGGCTTGAATATGGGTTGAACAGGGGTTGGACATGACTAATATGAACAAGCTAGACAGGACAAATCCCCCTTCCCTGGTGCTAGCACAGGCCAGCCATGTGGTGATTGCAATTCAGGATGAGGGCAAACTTTATCCCATCTCCTTCCCAACTCCCGGAGACTGTATAGTTACAGCCTGCATGGCCCTGGACTAATGTCCTATCTGTCCCTTCCCAAATGTGGTGcctgagggaaggaggggaaacgACTGCTTTGCAGAATGTATTGGGACTGTGATCGGACCCTGCAATAGCAGACTGATTTACAACCAACAGTTTAAACTTAAAGATAGTGGTATTTTTTCTGGTCCAGTGAAGAGCCACAGACACACATCTCATCCAGCAGCAGACCCAGCACGCTGGTCTGAGCCTACAGCTTTTTGGCACAGGACTTGGTGGATGCTGATGTCGTAGGATGAGGCTGCAGAAATGCTTGATCTCtgccccaaaaaagaaaaaaaaatacttttaatccAAATTTGTCCTTGGATAGGCTATCTGGGGTGATGGGGATGAGTGTGGCTGCAAGTCCTGGTCTGCAGGGGTGACTTCAGGATGTCGGTGGGATTTTTACAGCCTCCCCACCCTGAGCCTTTCACCTGGGTTAACCTCACCTGCAGCATCAAAGCCAGCGCTCTGGCTCCACGGTGCTCAGGTTTAATCCCCATTTTGTCCCTGTCTCTAGACCTCAATCCCTGGTGAAGCCAGCGTCTCCGGAGGACAGGGAAGAGTGTAAGCTCTCGGAGGTGCTGAAGACACAAGAAGGGAGACGGACAAGGTCCCCAATGGCCATCTCTGAAAAGCGGaggcaggagaaggagcagcaggatCCAGGGGTGGGGACAAGCTGCACAGAGGCAGGGACGCAGCCACGCATGGGGCAGGAGAGCATCCAGACTGGAGAGCGGGGTCAGGATGCGGCCAAGGGTAGAGGGGACCCACCAGGAGACCAGCACCCAGAGCCAGCCTCAGAGAGGAAGGTGATGGTGAGGGGACGGCTCCAGGACAAAGAGGGACAAGGTGTGGGGACACCTTGTGGGGAGCAGAAGAAAGAGGTTGTGGAGACACAGCGGCGGGCATCGCCGGAGCTGGGGGGCTGCCGGCTCCGTGAAGTGAAGATCCTGACCAGACAGGGAAGCCGCAGCATGGAGGAGAAGACAGCCGTGGTGGTGACCTCATCTCTGAACCAGCAGGTGAGCAGGAATGGACAAGGCACCAACCCCTGGGGTGCAGAGTCCTGGTTGCTGGGAGGAcaacagagagagggagagcccAAAAGTACCAGGAGGAAAATAGGACCCGTAGGCTCTTGGGGAAGGTTCTTCTGAGAGCTGCAAACTTCCTTTCCCTCCCTTACATGTGCTATTCTGATAACCTTCTCCAGCAAGCCCCTACTGATGGCCATCACGGTTTCCCTGAAGAGGCATTTGGGTCTTTGTGTATCCAAGTGAGACAGTCAAAGTTTGGAGGATTTTGATCTCAAACTCCAGCCTCCAAATCGGTTCCCACCCTGGCTGCCTTTCCCCCTGCACCTCAACCTTCTCTGCAAACTCTGCAGGGATGCATCAGATGTCTGCTTTTTCCTCAGCGACCATCCAGGAATCCCTCGAAGGAGGTAATACAGCTGTCTCCCATCCAAGATGAACCTGCAAAGAAGTCAGATACTTCTCCAACTCACATCACCTACAGCAGCTCCATCAGACGAACCAGCCCAAGAACTGTCTCCTTTCGGGTAAGAACTAAAGCAAGTGGGAGAAAGACCCCCATTTCGGCAGTGGAGGATGGGGGGAAGGAAGGGTTGCTTTGGTCTCTAGGTTATGTTGGCAGAGCCTATTCCCAAAAGTGTGTTCAAAATCCATCCTTGATCTGGGTGTTGCAGTTCTGCTTCAGtccctcctccattttccttctttgtgtCTGACTGAAGGCCTGTGATGATGAACATGTTCCATGTTCCTACGCTTTGTGCTGGTGTGGAAACTTGTAGGAAGCGATGAGAAAACAGGCAGCTCATTGTCCCCAGATTTTCCAGAGTCACAGGAATGACCATCTGCCTTCCAGCATTTCTAGTTTTCTCTGAGAgcacaggataaaaataaaatccatcttcCTCTTGTCCCTTGTTACATCCCTGAGAATATCTTCAATTCTAGCCCCCCAGAAAAGATCTCTGGAATAAAGTGCTTAGAGAGGCTGGGAAAACCAAGAGCTGTTGAGAACCTCCCTGCTGTGAATCAGAGCTGACTGGCTAGGCTTAACTGACTTTTATGGTGCTTTATTGGGAATAAAACTGGTAACACTATAAAGTGACTTTAGTCTGGGGAGCTTTGAGATATTGGATAAACTCTGGTGTGGGTGAAAATGGAGCTTGCTTGAAAATGGGGGAGATGAGTCCAAGACAGTTTGGTAGCCAAAGATGTCTTTGCTATCTCTTGTCCTTGTGTCTTCCAGGTGATctcaagaaaacagaaagaagaaagccaaAGCCCTCTCACAAGGAGGTCAGCACCTCTTTTCATATTACTTTGGTCTTGCTGGGCAGGAATTGTCACCCTTTGTTTTccaagggaggagaaggaggtaaTGGGACCTCGTATCAGTGAGTGCCCTGGCACAAGTTTGCTGAACATTGGTCCCCAAGGTGTCTGGCTGACCGGGCAGCAATGCTTAGCAGAGGTCAATGTCCAACGCACAGCTTCTGTACAGGATCCCCCCAGCTAGATCCTGCTGTCTCTTGGTTGATATAGTTTCTCATCAGTGCTTGTGCCTGCACAGGAGTGGTTAAGTGTTGAGTGGTGCAG
The sequence above is a segment of the Strix uralensis isolate ZFMK-TIS-50842 chromosome 24, bStrUra1, whole genome shotgun sequence genome. Coding sequences within it:
- the LAD1 gene encoding ladinin-1, producing the protein MSLGRRNWSDLSSLARQRTLEDEEEQQRERRRRHRSLLSSTSMDEEPPSPGKDTSPASSRPQSLVKPASPEDREECKLSEVLKTQEGRRTRSPMAISEKRRQEKEQQDPGVGTSCTEAGTQPRMGQESIQTGERGQDAAKGRGDPPGDQHPEPASERKVMVRGRLQDKEGQGVGTPCGEQKKEVVETQRRASPELGGCRLREVKILTRQGSRSMEEKTAVVVTSSLNQQRPSRNPSKEVIQLSPIQDEPAKKSDTSPTHITYSSSIRRTSPRTVSFRVISRKQKEESQSPLTRSASLRIPGSSTTIGEKLEKYTSAVQRSEVVKSSLTIQKSLLLSSEGVASKRNFFEASAPSKAESLAVRKDNLKIPGSVTSRINLWISRTQEPVKEEKSKDIRKINSLPSRDVWVKQPGDTPGDTKL